The following are from one region of the Aspergillus chevalieri M1 DNA, chromosome 1, nearly complete sequence genome:
- a CDS encoding pyrroline-5-carboxylate reductase family protein (COG:E;~EggNog:ENOG410PVD9;~InterPro:IPR028939,IPR036291,IPR000304,IPR029036, IPR008927;~PFAM:PF03807,PF14748;~go_function: GO:0004735 - pyrroline-5-carboxylate reductase activity [Evidence IEA];~go_process: GO:0006561 - proline biosynthetic process [Evidence IEA];~go_process: GO:0055114 - oxidation-reduction process [Evidence IEA]) produces MPSLQESKLAFIGGGNMASAIITGLVGQGANKQNITVSEPWDVNREKIATIGVQTTTSNVEAGKEADLVVIAVKPQVAKGVCKELGEAWSQRTTLPVVVSIAAGITLGSLEEWLKTSDGRTPHAVRVMPNTPALVNEGASGAFASKDVTDDERALVDALLGSVSKTIEWLNEEKLLDVVTSLSGSGPAYFFAMVEHLITSATQLGLTEEQATRLATQTCLGAGKMLVESSDEPAQLRKNVTSPNGTTHAALQTFESLGFKDIVDKSVKAAAARAEELGNSLG; encoded by the exons ATGCCGTCACTTCAAGAGAGCAAGCTCGCCTTCATTGGCGGTGGTAACATGGCCTCAGCCATtattacaggacttgtgggACAGGGTGCCAACAAGCAGAACATCACCGTCTCGGAGCCATGGGATGTCAACCGCGAGAAGATTGCAACCATCGGAGTTCAAACCACAACCTCTAACGTCGAAGCCGGAAAAGAAGCGGATCTTGTCGTCATTGCCGTAAAGCCCCAAGTCGCCAAGGGCGTGTGCAAGGAGCTCGGTGAGGCCTGGTCGCAGCGCACAACTCTGCCAGTTGTTGTCTCCATCGCTGCAGGAATTACTCTTGGGAGCTTGGAAGAATGGCTTAAGACGAGTGATGGAAGGACACCGCATGCTGTTCGTGTCATGCCAAACACCCCTGCGCTGGTTAACGAGGGTGCTTCGGGTGCTTTTGCTAGCAAGGATGTGACGGATGATGAGAGGGCGCTTGTTGATGCGCTTCTCGGAAGTGTGAGCAAGACCATTGAGTGGTTGAATGAGGAGAAGCTGCTGGATGTGGTGACAAGTTTGTCTG GATCGGGACCTGCTTATTTCTTCGCCATGGTTGAACATCTCATTACCAGTGCCACTCAACTGGGTCTGACAGAAGAGCAGGCTACCCGGTTAGCTACGCAAACATGTCTCGGTGCCGGCAAGATGCTTGTTGAATCATCAGATGAACCTGCCCAGCTGCGCAAGAACGTTACCAGTCCTAACGGCACTACGCATGCCGCGCTCCAGACCTTTGAGTCTCTGGGTTTCAAAGATATCGTGGATAAGTCTGTCAAGGCAGCAGCGGCTCGGGCCGAAGAGTTGGGGAACTCTCTTGGGTAA
- a CDS encoding peroxidase (CAZy:AA2;~COG:C;~EggNog:ENOG410PIDX;~InterPro:IPR019794,IPR002016,IPR010255,IPR002207;~PFAM:PF00141;~go_function: GO:0004601 - peroxidase activity [Evidence IEA];~go_function: GO:0020037 - heme binding [Evidence IEA];~go_process: GO:0006979 - response to oxidative stress [Evidence IEA];~go_process: GO:0055114 - oxidation-reduction process [Evidence IEA]), whose product MSAPGDYDAVRKDIVAQLKKPDYDDGSTGPVFVRLAWHSSGTYDLATDTGGSNGAGMRYEAEGGDPANAGLQHGRAFLEPVKQKHPWITYSDLWTLAGVVAIQEMGGPAIAWKPGRTDLVDDSKVPPRGRLPDGAQGAEHLRFIFYRMGFDDREIVALAGAHNLGRAHIDRSGFQGAWVNNPTRFSNQFFKLLLKLKWTRKTLPNGVSQFVYADPDLEEGEEPLMMLPTDVALIEDPSFRTWVEKYAEDKDLFFEDFAKVFAKLIELGIRRDEKDAIVNTDNVKGGYVSAPKKSDTATGPVRAKL is encoded by the exons ATGAGCGCCCCCGGAGACTACGACGCGGTCCGCAAGGACATCGTCGCTCAACTCAAGAAACCAGACTACGATGACGGTAGCACCGGCCCTGTCTTCGTGCGTCTGGCCTG GCACTCCTCTGGCACCTACGACCTCGCAACCGACACAGGCGGCTCCAACGGCGCCGGCATGCGCTATGAAGCCGAAGGCGGCGACCCAGCCAACGCTGGCCTCCAACACGGCCGCGCCTTCCTCGAACCCGTCAAGCAGAAACACCCCTGGATCACATACTCCGACCTCTGGACGTTAGCCGGCGTCGTGGCCATCCAGGAGATGGGTGGGCCTGCGATCGCCTGGAAGCCCGGCCGCACGGATCTCGTCGATGACAGCAAGGTTCCGCCTCGTGGGCGCTTGCCTGACGGTGCACAGGGCGCAGAGCATTTGCGGTTTATCTTCTATCGGATGGGGTTTGATGATCGGGAGATTGTTGCGTTAGCGGGGGCGCATAACCTTGGGCGTGCGCATATCGATCGGAGTGGGTTCCAGGGGGCGTGGGTGAATAATCCGACGCGGTTTTCGAATCAGTTTTTCAAGTTGTTGCTGAAGTTGAAGTGGACGAGGAAGACTTTGCCCAATGGTGTTAGTCAGTTTGTTTATGCGGATCCGGATCTggaggagggcgaggagcCGTTGATGATGTTGCCGACTGATGTTGCGCTGATTGAGGACCCGTCATTTAGGACGTGGGTTGAGAAGTATGCGGAGGATAAGGATTTGTTCTTTGAGGACTTCGCCAAGGTGTTTGCCAAGCTGATTGAGCTTGGTATTCGCCGGGATGAGAAGGATGCTATTGTCAACACTGACAATGTCAAAGGTGGATATGTTTCTGCTCCGAAGAAGAGTGACACGGCTACAGGGCCGGTGCGCGCCAAGTTATAA
- the LEU2B gene encoding 3-isopropylmalate dehydrogenase (COG:E;~EggNog:ENOG410PMDY;~InterPro:IPR019818,IPR024084,IPR004429;~PFAM:PF00180;~TransMembrane:1 (o304-322i);~go_function: GO:0000287 - magnesium ion binding [Evidence IEA];~go_function: GO:0003862 - 3-isopropylmalate dehydrogenase activity [Evidence IEA];~go_function: GO:0016616 - oxidoreductase activity, acting on the CH-OH group of donors, NAD or NADP as acceptor [Evidence IEA];~go_function: GO:0051287 - NAD binding [Evidence IEA];~go_process: GO:0009098 - leucine biosynthetic process [Evidence IEA];~go_process: GO:0055114 - oxidation-reduction process [Evidence IEA]): MSKTFNILILPGDGIGPEIMTEAIKVLKAFETPTTQFTLRNELIGGCSIDAHGKSITDGVKEAALNSDAVLFAAVGGPKWDHIRRGLDGPEGGLLQLRKAMDIYANLRPCSADSPSRSVAREFTPFREEIIEGVDFVVVRENCGGAYFGRKVEESDYAMDEWAYSESEIQRVTRLAAEVALRHDPPWPVISLDKANVLASSRLWRRVVEKTMTEEYPNAKLVHQLADSASLILATNPRVLNGVILADNTFGDMISDQAGSIVGTLGVLPSASLNGLPGNKQVERSYGLYEPTHGSAPTIAGKNIANPVAMILCVALMFRYSLNMEAEAQKIENAVRTVLDSGIRTGDLGGKASTSEVGDAIVAALQ, encoded by the exons ATGTCCAAAACattcaacatcctcatcctccctGGCGATGGCATCGGGCCCGAAATCATGACCGAAGCCATCAAAGTCCTCAAAGCCTTCGAAACCCCAACTACCCAATTCACTCTCCGCAACGAGCTAATCGGCGGATGCAGCATCGACGCCCACGGCAAATCCATCACCGACGGCGTCAAAGAAGCAGCGCTGAACTCAGACGCCGTGCTTTTCGCAGCCGTCGGTGGTCCCAAATGGGATCATATCCGGAGGGGCCTTGATGGTCCTGAGGGGGGTTTATTGCAGTTGCGGAAAGCGATGGATATTTATGCGAATTTGAGGCCTTGTTCGGCAGATTCGCCGAGTCGGTCTGTTGCGAGAGAATTTACTCCGTTTCGAGAGGAGATTATCGAGGGGGTTGATTTTGTGGTTGTTAGGGAGAATTGTGGAGGGGCGTATTTTGGGAGGAAAGTTGAGGAGAGTGATTACG CAATGGACGAATGGGCATACTCCGAATCCGAAATTCAACGTGTCACCCGTCTAGCCGCTGAAGTAGCTCTCCGCCATGATCCCCCATGGCCGGTGATCTCTCTCGACAAAGCTAATGTCCTCGCATCATCGCGACTTTGGCGCCGGGTCGTCGAGAAGACCATGACGGAGGAGTATCCCAATGCGAAACTGGTGCATCAGCTGGCTGATTCGGCATCGCTAATCTTGGCGACGAACCCTCGTGTCTTGAACGGTGTCATACTCGCAGACAACACATTTGGCGACATGATCTCAGACCAGGCGGGCTCTATCGTTGGAACATTGGGCGTGTTACCTAGCGCCAGTTTGAATGGCTTACCGGGTAATAAGCAAGTGGAGAGGTCGTATGGACTGTATGAGCCGACTCATGGATCTGCGCCTAC AATCGCCGGCAAAAACATCGCCAACCCCGTCGCCATGATCCTCTGCGTAGCATTGATGTTTCGCTACTCGCTGAACATGGAGGCAGAAGCGCAGAAAATTGAGAATGCGGTTCGAACGGTACTGGACTCTGGGATCCGGACCGGGGACTTGGGAGGAAAAGCTAGTACAAGTGAGGTCGGGGATGCGATTGTGGCTGCTTTACAGTAG
- a CDS encoding uncharacterized protein (COG:S;~EggNog:ENOG410QE8V) produces MPRQKSLSPGSCTLRLTHITSLPSSQKTALISSIANDMKATFIYIAKQSEAGNLDSQNTAPLDNVVATIRDTAVSERRMLEKKLEKAERRVRKLKREQKWMHNEVGEVLKRVEVVGGKWKEKVERLRGKVEGLQRELVSGREGVVEQMEETMEQNEGEDKA; encoded by the coding sequence ATGCCTCGCCAAAAATCCCTCTCCCCGGGAAGCTGCACTCTCCGCCTCACACATATAACCTCCCTCCCCTCGTCCCAAAAGACAGCCCTCATATCCTCCATCGCGAACGACATGAAGGCAACCTTCATCTACATCGCCAAGCAATCCGAAGCCGGAAACCTAGACTCCCAAAATACAGCGCCACTTGACAACGTGGTTGCTACAATCAGGGACACCGCTGTTTCGGAACGACGCATGTTGGAGAAGAAACTTGAGAAGGCTGAAAGACGGGTTAGGAAGTTGAAAAGGGAGCAGAAGTGGATGCACAATGAGGTTGGGGAGGTTTTGAAGAGGGTTGAGGTGGTTGGTGGGAAGTGGAAGGAGAAAGTTGAGAGGTTACGGGGGAAGGTGGAGGGATTGCAGAGGGAGTTGGTGTCGGGGAGGGAGGGAGTGGTGGAGCAGATGGAGGAAACGATGGAACAGAATGAGGGAGAGGATAAGGCGTAA
- a CDS encoding uncharacterized protein (COG:S;~EggNog:ENOG410PUIC) — translation MNPNIPLILRPNPPLNHPPFNLSTLPDPPRPIFLWGTTPEEVSRNIPRPVLDAVFTFHFWGMNPCIYGRTTSARMLRALMKLFHHMDERHKPKSWAEACDFTRDAGPRLLSCAVAVGVVPISRWYPDPPALDAETGVGFVRPGYALGLLPDVYVERMLVSSWNVQGDSNAGQDGNSNGDNVDGNGNGDADGDAQMQDVTMADPTSSSTDVGSFIHLPPVQHHPVFEAVERAVMQFAYADLERDPTAAPRSPRPQLLATSEDDLYKSIVASVPATSKVALGDTMTNGVSFSPTGNPFPYRGRGPVWANNSCAVDCAIVVGMFLDAGSTVYDRKELGWQTRLSRAGKAFIDATDANWDVLSRDESASLRDSLWNVLAKESPAVRVGRFNSVWSVWAAATANIRQFQFSCVETITHCPCRGTNSTSSSSSTSFLSSFVTPPVHPHDKDGVSLQEVIARPFAPGSLSPCRNCNLPDVVTRERRITTLPLRMVVTLDERVTINNHTQDFSLTYLDANGVPQAATYRWLGGIYMHSNHFRVCWTDENCGEAGKGAVKIYDGMQNAGAIVGGVGPYRADERVPPDWFRGSTIPLLVYERVLDPAPEVLNGAMQAVCGMMNASVTGVPVLKGHVPWAKSGEGNVQGKVWNPILPTFGDRFQVIPTPYNPPITIDDIAITSTYFQEPQIQDQDQPHPPLPSIEEATTLSLPLPLPLPLSPPNDPFSIDPQATLTTSTPPFQISTILPVSIPITQRLNLSNSAFLPSADPELTGIAGPAGRAPGPGWYAPGGFLWIPTPPEAEGPQRMTGEMERERKASPEWDTWIRMSPFGGDTQPRVVRISPGRETGGKSGKVVVGRVVQGRVEKKGRASPGKGKERG, via the coding sequence ATGAACCCCAACATCCCCCTAATCCTCCGCCCAAACCCACCCCTCAACCATCCCCCCTTCAACCTAAGCACCCTCCCCGACCCTCCCCGCCCAATCTTTCTCTGGGGAACAACCCCCGAAGAAGTTTCCAGAAACATCCCTCGCCCCGTCCTCGACGCCGTCTTCACCTTCCACTTCTGGGGCATGAACCCCTGCATCTACGGCCGCACGACTAGTGCCCGGATGCTACGCGCGTTGATGAAATTGTTCCATCATATGGATGAAAGGCACAAGCCGAAAAGCTGGGCTGAGGCTTGTGACTTTACGAGGGATGCCGGGCCGAGATTGCTTTCTTGTGCTGTTGCCGTGGGCGTGGTGCCTATTAGTAGGTGGTATCCGGACCCGCCGGCGCTTGATGCGGAGACTGGCGTGGGGTTTGTGAGGCCCGGGTATGCGTTGGGATTGCTGCCGGATGTGTATGTGGAGAGGATGTTGGTGAGTTCTTGGAATGTGCAGGGTGATTCCAATGCAGGTCAGGATGGTAATAGCAATGGCGATAACGTTGATGGTAATGGAAACGGTGACGCTGATGGCGACGCCCAAATGCAAGATGTGACCATGGCTGACCCTACATCCAGCTCCACCGACGTCGGCAGCTTCATCCATCTCCCGCCCGTCCAACACCACCCCGTGTTCGAAGCAGTCGAAAGAGCCGTTATGCAGTTCGCCTACGCAGACCTCGAGCGCGATCCAACCGCAGCACCTAGATCCCCCCGTCCACAGCTCCTCGCTACGTCTGAAGACGACCTCTACAAATCAATCGTCGCATCCGTCCCCGCTACATCCAAAGTAGCCCTCGGCGATACAATGACTAACGGAGTAAGTTTCAGCCCAACCGGAAATCCCTTCCCCTACCGCGGCCGCGGCCCCGTCTGGGCCAACAACTCGTGCGCCGTTGACTGTGCAATCGTCGTAGGCATGTTCCTGGACGCCGGGTCCACAGTCTACGACCGCAAAGAACTAGGCTGGCAGACCCGTCTGTCCCGCGCAGGAAAGGCCTTCATCGACGCCACTGACGCAAACTGGGACGTGCTCTCCCGCGACGAAAGCGCATCCCTTCGCGACTCTCTCTGGAACGTACTCGCTAAGGAATCACCCGCCGTTAGAGTCGGCCGGTTCAACTCCGTCTGGAGCGTCTGGGCCGCGGCTACGGCTAACATCCGCCAGTTCCAGTTCTCCTGCGTCGAGACGATAACGCACTGTCCGTGTCGCGGGACAAATTCGacttcatcatcgtcttcgaCTTCCTTCCTTTCATCCTTCGTCACGCCACCCGTCCACCCACACGACAAAGACGGCGTCTCCCTCCAAGAAGTCATCGCCCGCCCCTTCGCTCCAGGCTCCCTATCCCCCTGCCGCAACTGCAATCTGCCAGATGTAGTTACCCGCGAGCGCAGAATAACCACCCTCCCGCTCCGCATGGTCGTCACCCTCGACGAGCGCGTAACCATCAACAACCACACACAAGACTTCTCCCTCACCTACCTCGACGCCAACGGCGTCCCTCAAGCCGCTACCTACCGCTGGCTCGGCGGCATATACATGCACAGCAACCATTTCCGCGTATGCTGGACCGACGAGAACTGCGGGGAAGCCGGTAAGGGCGCGGTGAAGATATACGATGGGATGCAGAACGCGGGGGCtattgttggtggtgttgggcCGTATCGGGCTGACGAGAGGGTGCCGCCAGACTGGTTCCGTGGGAGCACGATTCCTTTACTTGTTTATGAGCGGGTGCTTGATCCGGCGCCGGAGGTACTGAATGGTGCTATGCAGGCGGTCTGTGGGATGATGAATGCGTCTGTTACGGGCGTGCCGGTTCTAAAGGGTCATGTTCCGTGGGCCAAGTCGGGGGAGGGTAATGTGCAAGGTAAGGTGTGGAATCCTATTCTGCCAACGTTTGGGGATAGGTTCCAGGTTATTCCTACCCCTTATAATCCACCTATTACCATAGACGACATCGCTATCACTTCTACTTATTTCCAGGAACCCCAGATCCAAGACCAAGATCAACCCCACCCACCACTCCCCTCAATCGAAGAGGCCACCACCCTGTCCCtacccctccccctccccctccccctctcaCCCCCAAACGACCCATTCAGCATCGACCCCCAAGCAACCCTAACCACATCCACTCCCCCCTTCCAAATCTCCACAATCCTCCCGGTAAGCATCCCCATAACGCAGCGTCTAAACCTCAGCAACAGCGCCTTCCTACCAAGCGCAGACCCCGAACTCACCGGCATCGCTGGACCAGCGGGCAGGGCGCCTGGACCGGGGTGGTATGCGCCGGGTGGGTTTTTGTGGATTCCGACGCCGCCGGAGGCCGAGGGCCCGCAGCGGATGACTGGCGAgatggagagggagaggaaggcgTCACCGGAGTGGGATACTTGGATTCGGATGTCGCCATTTGGAGGGGATACGCAGCCGAGGGTTGTTAGGATTAGTCCTGGGAGGGAGACTGGAGGGAAAAGTGGGAAGGTTGTGGTGGGGAGGGTTGTTCAGGGGAGGGTTGAGAAGAAAGGGAGGGCTTCGCcggggaaggggaaggagaGGGGTTGA
- the GAP1_1 gene encoding amino acid permease (COG:E;~EggNog:ENOG410PJCY;~InterPro:IPR004840,IPR004841,IPR004762;~PFAM:PF13520,PF00324;~TransMembrane:12 (i175-196o202-228i249-269o281-299i311-333o353-373i394-415o435-461i496-513o525-546i567-588o608-628i);~go_component: GO:0016020 - membrane [Evidence IEA];~go_component: GO:0016021 - integral component of membrane [Evidence IEA];~go_process: GO:0006865 - amino acid transport [Evidence IEA];~go_process: GO:0055085 - transmembrane transport [Evidence IEA]) — protein MMAFSRSNNVLHCLHCIASLLWRNTVPDVVIWFRRGTSLTADRVNFQRRNTVCVREGRKFKRCVTSPRMGSGQTTFIPELSLALQLFHLYNLADRIMADDTIHKVTTKSSSESASDYGEAKVHQSNIGRRIWDSFKPNPNSLTNTAPGADVENAAENTANSPLERRLKGRHMQMIAIGGSIGTGLFVGSGSVLATGGPASSLIAYGLIGFMMYCTVHALGEMAVLYPVAGSFSHYATRFIDPAWGFSMGWNYVMQWLVTLPLEIVAASITVDYWHPNVSNAAWVAIFWTLIVLINLFGVKGYGEAEFVFSLIKVIAVVGFIILGIILNCGGGPQGEYIGGRYWQNPGAFNNGFKGLCSVFAKAAFAFAGTEFVGLTAAETANPRKSLPTAIKQVFWRIVLFYLVSLTIVGLLVPYNDPKLMSGDSDADASASPFVIAIKNAGISVLDSVMNVVIMIAVLSVGNSSVYGSSRTLAALAEQGQAPRFLAYIDRKGRPLWSLLVVSAFGLLAFLAASDKQAVAFEWMLAISGLSSIFTWASVCLCHIRFRRSWKLQGHSLNELPFRSQPGLIGSYAGFILNCLVLVAQFWVGFAPVAYGDMTASERVYNFFSVYLAAPVVLAFYIPYKIYYRTPFIRAKDMDLHTGRRDLDIQYLIEEERAEQAAWPMWKKVYKVFC, from the exons ATGATGGCCTTTTCCCGCAGCAACAATGTCCTTCATTGCCTTCATTGTATTGCATCCCTCCTTTGGAGGAATACTGTCCCAGATGTGGTCATCTGGTTTAGGAGGGGTACGAGCTTGACTGCTGATCGCGTCAATTTCCAAAGGAGGAATACGGTATGTGTGAGGGAGGGGAGAAAATTCAAGCGATGTGTTACCTCACCGCGCATGGGTAGTGGCCAAACTACTTTTATTCCGGAGCTTTCCCTTGCCTTGCAGCTTTTTCATTTATACAATCTAG CGGACCGCATCATGGCGGACGACACGATTCACAAAGTCACAACGAAATCATCCAGCGAGTCTGCCTCGGATTACGGCGAGGCTAAAGTTCACCAATCGAATATTGGCCGAAGAATATGGGACAGCTTCAAGCCAAATCCCAATTCGCTTACGAACACCGCTCCCGGCGCAGACGTTGAAAATGCTGCTGAGAATACAGCCAATTCTCCCCTGGAGCGCCGTCTCAAAGGTCGCCATATGCAAATGATCGCAATCGGAGGATCCATTG GTACCGGCCTATTTGTGGGCTCTGGATCTGTTCTAGCCACTGGGGGCCCAGCGTCTTCACTCATCGCTTACGGACTGATCGGTTTCATGATGTACTGCACCGTGCATGCCCTGGGTGAAATGGCCGTTCTCTACCCCGTCGCCGGCTCGTTTTCGCACTATGCCACACGATTTATAGACCCGGCATGGGGTTTCAGTATGGGGTGGAATTACGTAATGCAG TGGCTCGTTACTCTTCCGTTGGAAATCGTTGCTGCTTCAATAACTGTCGATTACTGGCATCCCAACGTGTCAAATGCGGCGTGGGTTGCCATATTTTGGACATTGATTGTTCTGATTAACCTATTCGGTGTCAAAGGCTATGGAGAAGCAGAATTTGTCTTTTCCTTAATCAAGGTCATTGCTGTGGTTGGTTTTAT CATCCTTGGCATCATCCTCAACTGTGGCGGGGGCCCTCAGGGTGAGTATATTGGTGGAAGGTACTGGCAGAATCCAGGGGCCTTTAACAATGGGTTCAAAGGTCTTTGCAGTGTCTTTGCCAAAGCTGCATTTGCCTTTGCAGGCACGGAATTTGTTGGCCTAACTGCTGCTGAGACTGCCAATCCACGCAAATCTCTCCCAACGGCCATCAAGCAGGTCTTCTGGCGTATTGTTCTCTTTTACCTGGTGTCTCTCACCATCGTGGGCCTTCTGGTGCCCTACAATGACCCGAAACTCATGTCCGGCGACTCTGATGCTGATGCCAGCGCCTCACCATTTGTCATTGCGATCAAGAACGCCGGCATCTCAGTCCTCGACTCTGTCATGAACGTTGTAATCATGATCGCAGTCCTATCAGTCGGCAATTCTTCCGTCTATGGATCCTCACGAACCCTCGCAGCTCTAGCAGAGCAAGGCCAAGCGCCCCGGTTCCTGGCCTACATCGACCGCAAGGGCCGTCCCTTATGGTCCCTGCTTGTTGTATCCGCATTCGGCCTTTTAGCCTTCCTAGCCGCCTCCGATAAACAAGCTGTAGCCTTTGAATGGATGCTAGCCATCTCCGGCCTATCCTCCATCTTCACCTGGGCCTCGGTATGCCTGTGCCACATCCGCTTCCGCCGCAGTTGGAAGTTACAAGGGCACTCCCTAAACGAATTACCATTCCGCTCGCAACCAGGGTTAATCGGATCATATGCTGGATTCATCCTGAACTGCCTGGTGCTTGTCGCGCAGTTCTGGGTTGGATTTGCGCCAGTTGCGTACGGGGACATGACTGCCTCGGAGAGGGTTTATAATTTCTTCTCCGTGTATTTGGCTGCACCGGTTGTGTTGGCGTTTTATATTCCGTATAAGATATATTATCGCACGCCGTTTATTCGCGCGAAAGATATGGATTTGCATACTGGGCGCAGGGATCTGGATATTCAGTATTTGATTGAGGAGGAGCGTGCTGAGCAGGCAGCGTGGCCGATGTGGAAGAAGGTTTATAAGGTCTTTTGCTAA
- the RPS18 gene encoding 40S ribosomal protein uS13 (BUSCO:EOG09264YEG;~COG:J;~EggNog:ENOG410PG18;~InterPro:IPR010979,IPR001892,IPR018269,IPR027437;~PFAM:PF00416;~go_component: GO:0005840 - ribosome [Evidence IEA];~go_function: GO:0003676 - nucleic acid binding [Evidence IEA];~go_function: GO:0003723 - RNA binding [Evidence IEA];~go_function: GO:0003735 - structural constituent of ribosome [Evidence IEA];~go_process: GO:0006412 - translation [Evidence IEA]): MSLVPDEKTNFQYILRLLNTNVDGKQKIMVALTQIKGVGRRYSNLVCKKADVDLAKRAGELTTEELERVVTILQNPTQYKIPTWFLNRQRDIADGKDSQVVSNSLDSKVREDLERLKRIRSHRGLRHYWGLRVRGQHTKTTGRRGRTVGVSKKKG, encoded by the exons ATGT CGCTCGTGCCCGACGAGAAGACGAACTTCCAGTACATCTTGCGTCTGCTCAACACCAATGTTGACGGCAAGCAGAAGATCATGGTCGCCTTGACCCAGATCAAGGGTGTTGGTCGCCGTTACTCCAACTTGGTCTGCAAGAAGGCCGATGTTGACCTCGCCAAGCG CGCCGGTGAGCTCACCACCGAAGAACTCGAGCGTGTGGTCACCATCCTCCAGAACCCCACCCAGTACAAGATCCCCACATGGTTCCTGAACAGACAGCGCGACATCGCCGACGGCAAGGACTCCCAGGTCGTCTCCAACTCCCTCGACAGCAAGGTCCGTGAGGATCTCGAGCGTCTCAAGCGTATCCGCTCCCACCGCGGTCTCCGTCACTACTGGGGTCTGCGTGTGCGCGGTCAGCACACCAAGACCACCGGTCGCCGTGGCCGTACCGTCGGTGtcagcaagaagaagggctAA